From the genome of Glycine soja cultivar W05 chromosome 14, ASM419377v2, whole genome shotgun sequence:
ATGGATAGCTAATCTCCTTTCAATCCAAGGGTCACAAGGCTATCGTAAATTTGAGTTCTTCCCTGCTTTAATTATCGTTTCACTTaatattaatctatttatttatttcagaaCCTTATTGCtcggtcaattttttttattatagtaatccttttttcaaattttttcagTGTCTTACGGAAGtaatcaattttgtaaatattactGTAGATTGATTTCATGTTTGCTACAGTTGAAacttcttaaattttattttattatatatatatatatatatatatatatatatatatatatatataacattaatcttattctaattactaattagccgtaataatatatttaaatgcaACACTATTGCCGCTATGCCCAACTTAATGAAGTAACCCAACAAACTTCTTATTCATATAACACCAAAAGTAGTCCATTTATAAGCAGAGATTGATGATTCAAATTTACATATTTATGATAGACCAACCAAACACTAAGCAACCATACTTCAAACACTCGCAACAAATATCCTAGAACATTTGAATTTGCAAATTCGAGCCATGATCACTTTATTAAACACAACACGTAATTCTTATTATTTGTTGATACATATATTACAGTTATCTCTGCTTCAAGGTTATAAATCTTGACCTCACTTGCAGTTGCATGGGTCGCAGGTGCAGCTTGATCCACAGTTGCAGCCACCGTTCTCAGCTGCAACACCCATTTCAGCACCCTCCAATTGGGCCTTCACAGACCCAACACCCAAAACAAGAGTCTCTGTGGTTGTCTTCTCAACATAGCTCAAGTCAAAAGAGTACTTGTTGCAACTGAAACACAAGAAAAATCAACAAACGTAAGGTTCGTGAAAACATGTGGGAAAACAAAAAAGGTAtccaagaaatatatataaaaaaaaactgaaagtagcaattttgttttttgaacaATTTTATGAAGAACATTCCAAAGAAAAAGTAATCAAAATAACAAAGAGAATAGTTCTACCCTCTTAATTACTGATgttgaaaaaagaataaagcctcgaatttcataaatttcaaccaaaataGGCACCCACAAAGCGAATCAAACTACGTACCCaaaaaatataggaaaattGTATATCCCTAGAAACCCATGTATCTAGGTAGGAAGACAAAAGCATCTTTTTTTTTGGTCGGCGGAAAACAAAGCAtctaatttcataaaataaaggaTACTAAAAAATCCAATCAAAATAGTCATAGCAAATCCTATCCCTTAGAAACTTGtgcaataagaaaaattaataagattCACACGAAAATCCCATTAACAGATTTGAAAGtcatgttaaaattaatttccaatACTAATCAATAGTTTTAAAGGTTAATCAAGCAAGCATATTAGAAAAGAAGAAGCATCTATACCCGCAGTTGCTGCCACAGTTGCAGCTACTTCCACACCCACAGCTAGACATTCTCAAAATCTTGGAATTAAATCACACACTAAAGTACTGAAGAACAAACAAAAGATGATTGATTACTACACTCAGTGGAATGAGTTTCAACTAATCGTAACCCGAATTTATAATGAGTTGATGAGATTGTTTGAAATCTTGAACGTCCACGTGTCACAATCATGTGTAATTAGAAGCATAAACTATACTATGAATTTTTCCACGTCGACCTCGTTTTCATCACTCGTCATTCTAATTTTTGTGGTGTCCATTAGTGATCGTTACATTTCATGTTCTTCGAAGTAAACGTAACAATGatattttggatttgtttttattaaaaatcttatataattttatactccCTCCATCCCTAACAAGACTTTTTCAATTAACAATACATATATCccttaaaaaaaacagaattaatttgattaattatattaaatatgtcaattatt
Proteins encoded in this window:
- the LOC114384505 gene encoding metallothionein-like protein 1, with product MSSCGCGSSCNCGSNCGCNKYSFDLSYVEKTTTETLVLGVGSVKAQLEGAEMGVAAENGGCNCGSSCTCDPCNCK